The following DNA comes from Deinococcus sp. YIM 134068.
AACGCCCATCGCGCGGGTCACGTCCAGCATCGCGGCGGTGGGGGTGATGACCGCCTGCGCGCGGCGGTAGTACAGGCCCATGACGCGCGTGACGATCCCCGTGTGGCGCTGCACCAGCGGCAGGCCGGGGACGTAGTGCGTGTACGCCTCGATGTGCGTGTGGTACGTGGCGACGTGCGGCACACCCCACTTGCGCGCGAGGCGGGCACCTGCCAGCCCCAGCGTCAGCGGCGTGTGCGTGTGAACGAGGTCATACTTCTGCTCGAAGTCCTTTCGGGTCGGCCACGCGAGGCGGTAGGTCGGCAGGAAGACGTAGCGCACGCTGGAGACCCGGCGCACGTCTGGCCTCGTCTCCAGAGCCTCCGGGCTGTGCTGGTCCGGGCTGTGCTGTCTTGGAAAGGAGGGCGCGACCACCTCCACGTCGTGACCCCGCGCCCGCAGCTCGTCGCTGAGCAGCCCGACGCTGGTGACGATGCCGTTCTGGTCGGGCAGGAAGGTGTCGGTGAAGAGTCCTATGCGTAGGGGTCTCATCGAACCTCCCCCGGCCACCGCGTCGTTAAAGGAATCCTGAAGCATCACTGCCCAGGAGCATACGACGCCGGACCTGACCCATGCACTCATCGGCGGTCAGGAATCTTCACCTCTCCCCGTCCCGCCTCCCATCCCCGCTACAGTCGGGCCATGCCCGCGAAGGACGACCCCCACGCCTCCCCGCTGACCCGCCGGGCGCGCCGTGCCCTGAGCCGCGCGGGTGCCCACGGTGCCCTCCACGGCGGCCACCCCGGCGACCCACGTGTGGGTCTGACGGTGCCCGCTACCACGCCGGACGAGGTGCAGGAGGGAATAACGGCGTTGGGGACGGCAGGGGTGAGGGCGACGCTGCTCGTCCCGGTCGGACTCGCGGACACGGACGCCGAGGTGCTGCGCCTCGCCACGAACGCCGGGCACGAGGTCGCGGGGCAGGGCGACCCGGCTGGGCTGACCCGGCTGGACGTGGCGGTGGGCGGGACCGTGACGGCGTGGGCCTTCGATCCCTCCCTGAGCGGCGTCCAACTTCGTGCCCTCGCCGCGTCGGGCGTGCGTCCCCTGCCCCTCCCCTCCCCAGCGCCCGAGCTGGGCCTCACCCTGCGCGTCTCCCCCGCCGACCTTCCCGGCACCCTCGCCCGGCTGCGGACACTCGGCTACCGTCCCGTGCCCGTGCGCGAGTTGCCCGACCTGCGGCCCGCCACCCCCCGCGACCTCCTCATTCACGTCTACCGCCGCCTCGTGGACGACCGCTTCGCCCGCTCTCACGGGGTCCTGCCCCTCACCGAGCGGGCCGACGGGGTGATGCGGGTGGCGCTGCGGCCCATGCCCGCCGTGCTGCCCTTTCCACCCGGCTCACTGGCCGCCGAACTCCACCTGCACAGCCCGCGCCTCGTGGGCCTGAACGCGCGGGGGTCGCTGACGGCCTACCGCGCCTACCAGCGGTCGTTGCGGGATGTGGCCGCCGCCCTGCGGGACCGACCGGAGTTCGGGGACGCGCGGGCCGTCTTCGCCGTCACCCTCTTTCACGGGCCGCTGGAGAAAAACGGCTTCACCCTGACGCCGCTGCCGCCCATGCAGGCGCGCGTGTATGGCCTGGGCTTCCGCGTCATGCGCGTGGTGTACGGCACGCGGGTCGCCCCCTCGGAGACCGAGCCGAGGATGGCGTGGATGGAGCGGGAAGCGTTCCTGCGGCGGCATGGGTGAGAGCTGCTCCTGTCGTCAGGCTTGATCCAGCCTCCTGGGGAGAGCCGCCCCTCCCGCATCACATATGAGCGTCTAACGACCCAGGGGCAGCACGTCCCGCGCCCCGCCGAGGTGGGCCAGCGCGAGGGAGCGGTCCCCGTGGACGAGACCGGCCAGCGCCCACTGCACCTCCAGCGTGCCCGCCCAGAACCGGGCGCGGTCGAGGTGATCCCCCAACTCCGGGTAGGCGGGCAGCACCCCGGCGATCAGGGACTCCCCGTAATTGGACAGCAGCGCGGCCAGATCGGTCGCCGGGTCCCCGAGGCCCGCCGTGCCGAAGTCGATGACTCCCGCGAGGCGTTCGGCCTCCAGGTCGAAGAGCACGTGATACACCCCCAAATCCCCGTGAATCAGCCGGGGCGCGGGCGTCAGGTCCAGGATGTCCGCCAGGACCGGGGCGAAGTGGTCGTGAATCCAGGTGCGCTGATGCCGCATCAGGAGGGGAAACAGATGCTCCTCGGCCTGGGCCAGCAGCGCCAGCCAGTCCTCACGGGTTCGGAGGGCGTCGGATGCCTGAAGACCGGCGGCTTCGGTGGCGGCGCGCGGAATGGCGTGCATCTGCCGCAGGAACGACAGGAGGTCCGCCAGGACGGTTCGGCGAGTCTCCGGGGAGAGCCGCAGAAGACGGGTACGGGTCAGGGGTTCGCCGGGGAGAAAGCGGTAGCTGACGAACTCCG
Coding sequences within:
- a CDS encoding YkoP family protein — encoded protein: MPAKDDPHASPLTRRARRALSRAGAHGALHGGHPGDPRVGLTVPATTPDEVQEGITALGTAGVRATLLVPVGLADTDAEVLRLATNAGHEVAGQGDPAGLTRLDVAVGGTVTAWAFDPSLSGVQLRALAASGVRPLPLPSPAPELGLTLRVSPADLPGTLARLRTLGYRPVPVRELPDLRPATPRDLLIHVYRRLVDDRFARSHGVLPLTERADGVMRVALRPMPAVLPFPPGSLAAELHLHSPRLVGLNARGSLTAYRAYQRSLRDVAAALRDRPEFGDARAVFAVTLFHGPLEKNGFTLTPLPPMQARVYGLGFRVMRVVYGTRVAPSETEPRMAWMEREAFLRRHG
- a CDS encoding phosphotransferase family protein, with amino-acid sequence MSVPQAYLDKIRSVYPDLPLHTLDFNQDGMVNDVVVVDHERVCRFGKHRWAAEALRQEARVLALVREHTSLRVPEFEHLEPEFVSYRFLPGEPLTRTRLLRLSPETRRTVLADLLSFLRQMHAIPRAATEAAGLQASDALRTREDWLALLAQAEEHLFPLLMRHQRTWIHDHFAPVLADILDLTPAPRLIHGDLGVYHVLFDLEAERLAGVIDFGTAGLGDPATDLAALLSNYGESLIAGVLPAYPELGDHLDRARFWAGTLEVQWALAGLVHGDRSLALAHLGGARDVLPLGR